From the Juglans microcarpa x Juglans regia isolate MS1-56 chromosome 7D, Jm3101_v1.0, whole genome shotgun sequence genome, the window GGCTATGGTGGTAAAAATTTTCCAGACTGGATCGGGCATCATTCATTTTCTAATATCGCATCTCTTTATCTATTAAAGTGCAAGCATTGCTCTGTCTTGCCACCACTTGGACAGCTACCTTCTCTGCAGTCCCTTTCTATTGCTAAGTTTGATGGAATTGATGCCTTGGGTCGAGACTTTTATGgcaattcttcttcttcaacgaAACCATTTGGAGCCttgaaagttttgaagtttataGACATGCCGAAGCTAGAGAAATGGTCTGCTTTTGGTGCCGAAAATGAAGGTGGAGCTTTTACTCATCTTGAAGAGCTTCAGATTGTTAACTGCCCCAAGTTAACAGGAGAGTTGCccatccatccttcttctttatCTAGACTTGTGATAAAGAAATGTCCGTTGTTGGTGACTTCAATTCCAAGTGCTGCTACCCTACGTCAACTGGAGCTAAGAGATTGTAATGAGGCTCTCTTCAAGGAATTGCCAACGGGATTGCAGAAACTTGCAATCGAAGGATTTGATACTCTACAGTCCGTACCGGAGAGATTGATGGACTTCAGCAGTTGTCTGGAACGGTTAGAAATTAGTGGTTGTCACTCGCTTACATCGCTGTCCAGTGGTGGTCTACCTTCTACATTAAAAATCCTTATGATCAAAGATTGTAGGAAGTTAGAGCTTCCGATGCACTGGAACTATTCTTCCCTTGAAAGATTCCGATTAGAAAATTGTTGTGATTCTCTAGAGTCCTTTCCACTAAACTTATTCTCAAATCTGAAATCCATCGCACTAAATGGATGTAGGAATCTGGAGTTTGTTAATGTTCCGCAACAAGTTGAACTTGATTTTGTGGCCTTGTCATCACTGCTAATAACAAATTGTCCTAATTTTGTATCATTTCCCAATGGAGGATTGAGTGCCCCAAAACTTAGGTCTTTTCATGTCATCAATTGTCGGAGTCTAACATCACTACCTGACAAGATGCACATActccttccttctctttctcagTTGTATTTAGAGAATTGTCCAGAAGTTGAGTCATTCCCTGAAGGAGGTTTGGCTTCCAAACTGACTTATATTGACATCATAGACTGTGACAAACTCTTCGCCAATAGAAGGGATTGGGGATTGCAAAATCTGCCCTCCATTCGAGTCATTACTATCCAAGGCAATTGTAAAGATGTGGAGTCCTTTCCGGAGGCGGGATTGCTTCCTGCGAATTTGGTTTCTCTTGACATCGGTAAATTTCCAAATATGAAATCTTTGGACTATAAGGCCCTTCGACACCTCACCTCTCTTGATCGATTGTGGATCAGTTCCTGCCCTATGTTGAAGTTTATGCAAGAAGAAGGGTTGCCTGCCTCCATTTCTACTCTAGGGATCAACCAATGTGCTTTGTTGGAGAAACAATTACAAAGCAGAAAAGGAAAAGTATGGCGCAAGATTGCTGCTCCCATCCCCCGCATTAAGATTAATGGTACATTGATTTGACAAAAATACAAGTCTAGCGAGAGTCCCCAATTTCAGTTATATAATCTACAACACAAATGGACGACAACAAAGGTATGTGCAACTTTAACTATATTAACTAATTCCTCAATATGATTTTCCATTCCTGTTTAAGGTTTGCTTTAAAACTCTCTCAGAGTGAAACAGAATGCTTTGCCGTTTGCTCCTTCTCCCTCTGAATTGATCTTTCAGAAATGATTATTGAAGTTTGTTGAGTTTCTGTCATGTCATCGCTAGATACTAATGTGAAGTTTATATCAAGCTGCAGGTTTGTTCCAGTGATACATGTTTCTAGACATCTCCTTTTGGATGTTCTTCCTTAATTCCTTAATACGGTCAGCTGCCATTGGCAAATAACTGGCGTCATGTGCTTGGAATCAAATTGTGTATCCTCATGGGGATTGTGTCTTAAGAAGAGTCCTATCTTCTGTTATTGAACAGGGAGTTGCAATGTAAATTCCCCAGAACCTGAACTTATTGGTAGAACAGAAAGACAAACACGAGTAATTGAATGATTGACCTCAGGTACTAACTTCTTTGCAATATTAATTGTTAGATGAATAGCTGATTCTTTCatcaatcattttcctttatttttatttcaaaattgcATTAAGTTTCTCACATATGATCAAACCCTTCAAAATTCAGtattcctaataaaaaaattctctgAAAAGGTGGGGCAAAGGTGACCTCTGTGACCCATGGCACCCTCCACTGCATGAAAGAGCGAAATTCACCCTCCGCGGCGTGGGTGTGTTTCAGGGCAAAGgtcctattatatatatatatatatatatatatatatatatatatatataaatgattagcttttttttttttccaacattttttttctacCTATGGTACTACGTGGACATGAGTTAACGACTAAAGACGTGTTGCAATTCTATATGTGTTGACATGTGGACATGAGTTATCGCCTTTGCTGCAATTCTATTGGCGTTGACATGATGATGAATGATGCACctttagaattataaaaaacaGATGTTCGGGATGACCATTTTAGTTAAAAATGCAAAATCCAAGGACCAAATTCAATGCTTCTCAAAACAATGAGATTatcttttaaacaaaaaattgaaagccGAAAAATTAAGCCCAATGCTTTAGCAACAAATGTCGTATTATTACTCTCATTTGCCAGAAAGTTTGGCCTCGTTTTCAGAACTGTATATAAACAGACGAATACGTTGATACGCTTAGAGAGACCTTGAAAAAAGTTTGAAAGGATGTGGAATACGCAATACATGCCCTCCAGATTGACACTCTGCCTCAAGGATTGGTTCATTTATCTTGGCAGCATGCCTTCAGGACTCGCTAAATTGCACGCCCAAGAACCAACGAGGTgaactacaaaataaattttgagactAACAAGACAAGCGGCCACTGAATACAAATTATAACTTGGTGTCTGAGCAGAAGTATCCCGGAAACTTGTATGCATGCAGAGAGGGTACATAACAAGCATTCCGGAAAGGTCAACAATTGCACCCATTAGGCTACGCAGAAGTGgatgaaaatcaaatatttcGAAGCCTTTCAAGTTTAGCAACATATGCCACAATTCAAATCCTATGAGCAACATTAACTTAAAAGTACACAAAGATGATCAAGCCTCCTATCAAACAAGATGGTTTCTACATTAACCCATAGTTTAAAAGGCAAACTTTGAGTCGTCTAATCTCTAACTCTGTACAAACAGCCATATGAAAGAAGAGGATGGGATGAAACACTGGAAACCTTTTGAGAAGCCACAACATGGCCCACTCATCATCTCTTCTCCACCCTTTCATCCATGTCACATGCATAATATAAAAGCCAAGAATGATTTGCCGCCTGGCATACAAATTGCCAAGAATGCTATCAACAGATACACAGGAAATACATCCTGTTCCATCAGGGTGGGGTTCTAATCCTCCATATTGACACCCAACTTCTGCAGGGATTCATTGTATGGCAAGACGCCTTTGTGAGGACTGCTTAGAAGAGATGCTTCCCCATTGCTGGCCTGAACAGTCTCCTTCCTCACCTCTTTCGCCAGCATGCAGATATGATGAGGCCTTCAAGCCGTTGTGATTTTGGTAGTGGTCACCACCATTTACATAATTTTGAGCTTCAGATGCATCATGCCTCCCTCCATGTTGCCCATGGGAGGAATTCCATGTTTCGGCAGAATCGGTGAGCAATGGTTCCGAACCAGATGAACTTGCAGACTGTGATGAGAGAGCTGGCCCAGAACCTATGCCCTTTCCTTTGGCTTCATGGTTCGAAGCATCAACATCACCTTTCTTTGCAAACCGTCCTCCGCTCCCCCTGGCCCTTCTCATAGCATGCTGGTGCCGAGATTCATGGAGATATGGCTGAAGAATGAATATAGGCAAATCAACAAGATATCATAGAGATGGAGCTCAAATTCCACATATGCCAAAACATTATTTCATGACCATGGCATTATTTCAAGAGTGTCTTTGCAGTTTTAAGTTGAATTTATTTATCTCTATATAACGTTTATCGTACAGGTACGTACAACACCAGAAACAACCAAAGTATGCATCATATATCAAAAGGCCAGAggtataaaatttatacttaCCTTTTTATCCATCTCTGTGAAACTTACATTAACATAGAAAGTTCAGAGCACCAATAATAGAGAGCATATCAATACACTTATATTGCAAGAGAATAAGAAATGTTCCTCCTCAATTGCacattttttccttcttaattCAGATATTTATCATGAGATGAAGTACTATCAACTAAGGAAGCAGTATAacatcagaaaataaaaattgcaccaaaactgaaaaagaaaattataccAAACAACTGAATAAGGCACAAATTTTTGTACCTTTCTAGCCTTTATCAACTTCTTTTCAAGCTCAGCTTTAGCACGTGCCTGTCTCCGCCTCAGAATACCTTGGTACTGTTTGGCATTCACATAAACAGGCTCTTGTGCCATCTCAAGGGGCAAAGGCATTCTAGCATGAGGCATTCCAAGAAAAGGAGGATAACCCTGACCAAGACCATTCCACATAGTAGCAAATTAGTCAAGAGAGAGATTTATATCATGGCCAACGAATTATTTCCATGAAGTTTATAAATCCACCAAAAAGGGCGCACTCAAAGCAAACCACCTTCTATCACAGAAAATTATTTCTATTCTCCTTATCATTGTTGTCACCATTTGGTAGTTGTAGCATAAGCATGGAAAAAGTGTCCTTGGAAAGGAAAACAGCATGGAAGAccacaaaagataaatattaagtATATAAATTATCCTGATGCTGCTAAGTCAACTATAGATCTGCAGACAAGCAATGTGAAACAGAAAACCACCCATGAAGAGAGTTCCAGAGCTTTGCAGGTTGAATACCAAAATTAGTTACATATTCTTAAATGATGGCAGAATCTAAATTAGtgacaatctttttttttttttttttttttcgataagtAAATTCGCGACAATCTTAAAGGACAGCAGGTTATCATCTAGGGATTTAACCAGGTTAGAGTATCAaagataaactaataaaaaagtCGCCTCTAGAAAGGATGACACCAAGATGATTCACTCCCCTTACGCCCAAATAAGATCATGATCACCGTCTACATTGCATTTTCTCTAACCAGTGGGCATAGACTGACTCTAACTAAGAGCAGATGAGTCCAAGTATTAGAAAATGCAGACCCAAGACAATAAGACACTTTAAAATCCTGTATAGGGAAAAAGGACTTCAATTCTTGTGACCAAGCATGcagatatgaaaaaaatgagcaTTTCCCACCCTAATCAATTTAATCCCAGCCCCAACTCGGCCTACAAAtttatataagaaatgaaacagaaaaaagaaaaaaataatggaaagaaTAATAGTAATCAGTGAAACAACACCTCTCATATAAATCCACCAAATGAATGTACAGGCCAAAGATTTCAGACAAATGATTTACTGACCACAACTTTCAGTACAGTAAAAGTTCCAAATGAATTATGGATCcaataattacaaatcaaaatttaatggtttaaaggaaaaaaatctagTTTTTGCATAGTTAAGAAATTGAGATAATGCTTTCCAATGGTCGTCCCAAAATCTAAAGGAGCAATGAAAAAACTCAACAAACCGTTAAAAGGACATTAGGCCAGTCACCCTCAGCTTCCCTGAAGATGAACCATATGGGTCTGTTGGCTCTTTTCCAGTttggtgatatatatatatactctcatTAAATGTCCAGTTCATTACCAAACTACAGAGTAAAAATTACTTAGGAAACTCACAAGACAAGCTCAATATTCTTATCCAAAGAGCCACAAAATCTATGAACCTGTTAGGTCAATATTGTATAAGAAGATATTCCCTGACCTCAGTTCAAAACCGACGAACAGCCAGAACACTACCTTACCTCCAACCACTATCTTAGTATGACACCTGAAGCTTAAAAACTGAAGTTAAGGGAGAGAGAGCAAAAAAAAATGGAACCCGTGGATACCTGTTAAGTTTTCCAGTTTAATTGGATTGCCAAAAAAAATCCGAAAAAGATAACTGATCCCATATTTGAAGTTCCTTAGCAAGAAGAGTAaagtacaaaattttcaaaaaccaacCATCGAATGGAACATAACATTATAGCAATCAAGTTTATAGGAATACTTAATCCATGCAACATAATAAAACTCTTCAGAGCATCATCTCGTAAAAACAAAGATAAGGGCAGTTTGCCcttaaaacacaaaaagaaatcATCACCTGATGACAAATAATCACGAGTAAACTTACATAAGGTTGATGCCCATAAGCTGCCACCATTCCCCCGTAATATGGATCCTGATATGGATTTGATGCACATGCCTGCAAAAACATTGCAACAAATCTAGGAAATCCTTCAGCACCAACAGCACAAAAGATCAGGTTGTcaaattttatacattaaacAGAATCTTAAGCCCAAAAAGATCTTCTTTTGCAGGGGGAGGGGGTTTCAGAATGAAAACACTTACAATTGAGTGACCAACAAGTTCAAGCTGCGCAGGTTGTGTAAGGCATTCATCACGCATAGAAGGTGCAGTTGACGTAACATGCTGCACATTTTGGTGTTCTTGTCCATAATTTCCTGCTGAAAcaagaatttaaattattaatattttgatagataatataaattattttttaatatctgaAGAACTGGCCGTATCCTCCAAAGATGATGACACAATATTGCACATCTCAATAACTTGTCAAGCTCAtaaattagaaaattgtaataatcgGTTCGttcataacataattttatatagttCTGTCTAacgatattatttttcttagcaTAACCATTAGAAGCACCTGATCGTGAATACGTAGTATTTTGTGATTCTTTGGTGGCATCGTCGTCTTCCTCATTCAGTTTATTATTTGACAGTGAATGACCATCATTGGAATCTGAACGAGCATTTGGGCATTCCAAAGACGACGAATTGGATACATTCCCCCCCGTCACAGCCGGGGAGATGGGATTGTACCCAATGTTCCGCCACCAAGGTTCAGGATAGACGCTTGACGGCGGAATGGCATGTGAACCAGGGTCTAGCCGATTTGTATTTTCTGACTTTGACTGCATACCTTCCGAATTCCTTATAGAAGTATAGGTCCCTTTATTCCCTGTACAAATGTGGATAGAAAATAGCCCCAAGTCAGCACACAAAACAGAGACACAGGAAACGGGATCTTAAATTAATCTAAGCACCATGGCCGTccaacttaaaagaaaaagaactccTTTGCCAAATAACCACGAAAACTCTCGCTCTATGGCCTTGTAAGATTCTGGATCTTCTGGTACTTATAATTTCACCAAATactctcagcaaccaaacatagCATAAGACCAAATCTTTTCACACAAATAGCACCAGGCAATTTACGATCACACCGTCAAGTTTTAATTCGTCAATTCCCAGTCATGTAAACTCAAATTGATTTTCAGAATACAATCACGCTTGAAAATCTCAATTTCCCCCCATTCCCATAAACAGAGCAAAACCCAATTTCCCACATGCAAACAATCTCTTGATTTcaatttcatgctttcattccaGACTCCTCAAAAAGCTCATCACATATcccaaaaaccaaataaaacccagtaaaaaatgaaacaatttcGACTAAAATCCAAAATTCCCGATAACTCgagaaaccaaacccaaaatacACAATTCAATTGCGTCTAAAAAAATCGAGGAAATTAAAAAACCTCAAAAGTAGTTAACGGAAAATCTAATAACTTACTTGCTCTGGGGCAGAAACAAAACCCTAGATTTTTGGTAATCGAGAAAATCCGAAGGGTCAATCTAATTTCTCTGCAGTTCTCTTCACACTGGGAGAAATTCTAACAGTGATGGAAGACCTTCCCTATAAAACTTCTTCGAGGCCCAAAAAAAGGCGCTGATTGCGTCACCAAGGCTGCGTCACTAATCCAGGGCCCACATTGGTTAAAACTGTTTACTGATCCGACACGTGGAAGGATACTGACCCGGTACTTGCTGATCCGGTTTTTGTTGGTTTCTGCGGTTGGCAATTGGCTTGGAAATGGGGTGAAACGGCGAAAGCAGGTTACCGGTTGAAAAGCGAGGGCGCGGAAGGAATAGAGGGCCGCGTGGGTGAGATTAGCAGAGGCtttgatggaaaaataaaaataagaaaataaatttgaacccCACGTGACACGCACTTGACTGGCAAAGTCCGGTAAACGCGTGGCCCTAGGGTGGGGACCATTCCAGTAGCGAAGTGACAGCCGCGTCCGTCCAAAACATATCCCTCAAATTTCTTCTATCCGGTTTATTAAATTATTGTCTTATATTCTtctattaaagaaaattatcaatTACAATTTACAGCTCTTTTCATgactattttataaattataaaattcaatttaataacataaattagagtAAAGATTTTGTTGGATGGGATAAGAACTTCGTTACCagacttaataatttttttccaagtattatttatttgttaacaaataaatctaaaatctcgtttatttttataactatttttaactcatctcattttattttatttaattattataattttttttaaatttttaaaaaaaataaaaaaaattcaattttttcaaatttcaaaataaaaataatattaaaaaaatatattttaacatattttattcaacttttaagttTAATATCAACTTCACTCAACGCATCTTATCTcttctataaaaacaaacgggTTCTAAATCACTTCTAATtcataatttgataaattaataaatttttttatttgcaatccGATGTACTTCctctatatttaattattataattagtaatttaagaatcccatatatatatataaaagaataataatatttatacaattattttaaaatctgttttataatcaatcaatgtgttgttgtaattttataaaaaaaaaaatcatttttttttagaattttaaattttactacGGGtcgaaaataaaattataataatggtTGCCAACctaaactttttaattatttattataattatgttaaataATGAATCTCATCaactctttttattatatactttttaatagaAGAGGGAGTACTTATTCTATGAGGTTAACACTTgcaattaaattgtttttgatGCATTTCAATTAACATGCACCTGACACGTGGACAGTAACGTACGAGATTCGAataaatattgaatatattttattttatctaagaTTCCAAAGAGGATAAGCACAAGCACTCGGAACCTTCTTCTACCTTATCGCCCTTTTAGACAACCTTTGAAAATTCTCTTACCTTAATTAACACTTTATCCCAATCCACTAAAGTTATATCCAAAGTTGTACACGTGAGCATCGAAGAAAATCTTACACCATATATctcaatttaattaatatataatttattatttttattcttatatttaaacacatatatttaaatattaagactacgtttagatattgagatgattttaaatgacctgtgaatagaaataaataatagtaaaaaaataataaataatttataaataatagtaaactttttgtgaataataatgaatagttaCAAATTACCAAAAACAATCTAAGatagaaggataaaaataataaatatagaatttatataaatatgtatatatataggaaaatgctagtggAGCCATTTAAACTTActgctcatatattttaattttttttaaattttttaattttttacttaatgattgaggaagtaattattagtaaaattatatatatttatttttttcttaatgattaataatattaaaaaaatacttaaaaaaaattaaaacaaaaagaacaataaatttataaccAGCAGTATGCTCAATGGTAAACGCTGGCGGCCTGCTAGCACCATATAGATatagggtgcggctactatgccgccccattttgacagCTGGGCATACAGCTCaacaaaaaatcttttttttttttctcttttttcttttcacatttttttaacatatttaaatacatttaaaaaataaaaataaaaaaaaatataccaatacacttaaaatcacttctttaatcactaaataaaaaaaaaagaatcaaatagaggtgtcaagTTAGAAAGgtaaagtagactttctctatagagagagatatatatatatctgttcgTCCCTACCATAAGCATAAATTTGTTGACTTTAAGCACCATTTGCGTATGTCCTTTCGGCTaaccaccatatatatatttttagtgatTATTGACTCATGAATATagtaaaaagttgtaatgtctTTTCTGActcattattcaaaaaaaaaaaaaaaatcatatatagaaGTAAACTACAAATTTGGCATAATTTGATATAGTatgttatatctactttatatatctaatatattatataaaattatatcaatttatgagtttaattttataaaatttctttataattgtaACACGTTTCTTAAGATAATGAATTTTGTATGTTTTCAAATAATTGGAGCCTTGAAGATTTATATGGAGAGAAATGCTTTGGACCAATCTAGTTGTTGTTGGAGGAAAAATAGACCACCAATCAGAATGCGACACATAAGATTATAGAGGTTGTCTACAATAGAAGAAAAACGGATGATTATTTCCCTTTCACTTCCCTCACCCTCCCCCTTGTTCCAGCACTATACcgaaacttatttttttttcaagaattccTCTTGCTTCACTCTTTCTtggtatttatcaaaaaaaaaaaaatgtgttaaaaaatataaatagaaattgAGAACACTAGTTGTTTACAAAAATGTCAGACATAAATTTTTGAAGAATTGCATGCTAAGGAACGTTCCGGAACATCAACGGTGTAGGTACAGCAACTTCAAGCATGATTTCGACATTGATGTAGCCAAtatctctcaaaactcaaaacatgaaagtTGTAGAGCCTTTTCTTGGTGTTCCATAGCATCTTGAATTATCTTAATATGAGCTCAGATGAGAGAGTTATGCCCATATTACGAAACAATATCGAAACTGTCCAAAATTGCCTAATTTGGGTTCTTTGCCCAGTTGCGCCAGTTCTTTGCCATCGGAGATGAGTGAGGTGTTGTCGAATTTGGATTGGGATGGAGTAGGTGCCGTCGCATTTGGGTTGGAATGGAATGGGTGTCGTCAGGTGGTGGATTCGAataggaagaagagaaggaagaaagggGAATTGGATAGACTGTTCGGGTGTAATGGAATACTTGGTAATTTTTCAAACCAAGTTGACGTGTTACATTCTGATTGGTAGGTTGATTTTTTGAGATGAGCAGGTTGACTGTTGCCCAAGTTTTCTCTTATATGAATACCATTCTTGTTAGGAAAAAGTAATCGATGCTAAATTATTTACAACAATATGGTAAGCTATTTCATTGAATAAGACTTGGCAAATGAGGTGAGGTTGTCGAGCCTCAAACTTTTTGCAAAAACCTATTAAGTTTTGTcccaaactttatttttgtaaaaaattctCAACTTTTTCTCACATCTCAATATCAAACATGGACTTTTAAAGAAGGAGACCGGTCTGGTTGGTTGGGTTTTGGGCCGGAAAATAACATGGTTGGGCCTA encodes:
- the LOC121239163 gene encoding nuclear transcription factor Y subunit A-1 isoform X2, encoding MQSKSENTNRLDPGSHAIPPSSVYPEPWWRNIGYNPISPAVTGGNVSNSSSLECPNARSDSNDGHSLSNNKLNEEDDDATKESQNTTYSRSGNYGQEHQNVQHVTSTAPSMRDECLTQPAQLELVGHSIACASNPYQDPYYGGMVAAYGHQPYGYPPFLGMPHARMPLPLEMAQEPVYVNAKQYQGILRRRQARAKAELEKKLIKARKPYLHESRHQHAMRRARGSGGRFAKKGDVDASNHEAKGKGIGSGPALSSQSASSSGSEPLLTDSAETWNSSHGQHGGRHDASEAQNYVNGGDHYQNHNGLKASSYLHAGERGEEGDCSGQQWGSISSKQSSQRRLAIQ
- the LOC121239163 gene encoding nuclear transcription factor Y subunit A-1 isoform X1, which produces MQSKSENTNRLDPGSHAIPPSSVYPEPWWRNIGYNPISPAVTGGNVSNSSSLECPNARSDSNDGHSLSNNKLNEEDDDATKESQNTTYSRSAGNYGQEHQNVQHVTSTAPSMRDECLTQPAQLELVGHSIACASNPYQDPYYGGMVAAYGHQPYGYPPFLGMPHARMPLPLEMAQEPVYVNAKQYQGILRRRQARAKAELEKKLIKARKPYLHESRHQHAMRRARGSGGRFAKKGDVDASNHEAKGKGIGSGPALSSQSASSSGSEPLLTDSAETWNSSHGQHGGRHDASEAQNYVNGGDHYQNHNGLKASSYLHAGERGEEGDCSGQQWGSISSKQSSQRRLAIQ